Part of the Deltaproteobacteria bacterium genome, CAGGCTTGTCGCCGCCGGATGCGCGGGTGAAAAGGTGCTTTTCGTACTTTATGCGGGCCTGGGCTGAGACCTGGTTGGCCAAATCCAGTATGGGGGCGGTGGAGCGGTAGTTTTCCTCCAGGCGGATGAGCCTTGTTCCGGCAAAGACCTTGGGAAAGCGCATGATGTTCTCGAAATCCGCGCCCCGGAAGCCGTAGATGCTCTGGCAGTCGTCGCCCACGGCCATCACGTTCTGGTGGCCGGTTCCCAGAAGCTCCAGAAGCTCGGCCTGGACCTTGTTGGTGTCCTGGTACTCGTCCACCATTATATGGCTGTAGCGGTTGGTCACCCGCTCGCGCACTTCGGAGTCGTTGGCGAGAAGGGTTCTGGCCAGAAGCAGAAGGTCGTCGAAATCCATAAGGTTCTGCTCGCGCTTCAAGGCGTGGTAGCCCTTGGCAATCGCTGAAATTTCCTCGGAAAAGCGCGAAAAATGACCGTGATCGGATTCGATTATGTCATATACGTCCCGGCTCTTGTTGGCGGCGGCGGAAATGATGTCCGCTATGGTGGATTTTTTGGGAAAGCCCCGTGCGGGACGCTTGGGCATAACCTTGTCGGTGGAGGCCCCCACCACGGACTCGCAGTCCGAGCGGTCCAGAACCGCGAAATTGGGGGAATAGCCAAGCCGGTCGGCGTAGCGGCGCAGAAGAAGGTGCGAGAAGCTGTGAAAGGTGCCGCCCGAAACGTTGATGCGCTCGTCCAGCAGCTCTGAAGCCCGGGCCAGCATCTGGTCCGCAGCCTTCCTGGTGAAGGTGAGCAGGAGGATGGAGTCGGGGTAGGCCCCCTGCTCAACGAGCCGCGCCACCCGGTAGGTGAGCGTGCGGGTCTTGCCGCTTCCGGCCCCTGCTATCACCAGAACCGGCCCGTCCGTGGTGCAGACGGCCTCGTACTGGGCTGGGTTCAGGTTCTTCTCGTAGTCAATGCGCATTTTGGCTGCTTCCGGCATAAAACAGAGCCGATTAAATTATTCATTCAAGCAAATTCAAAAAGCGATCCCAACAGGCTGATAAAAAACGATGAAGTGCAACGCAGCAGTTCGCGTTTTTGGGCAGCCTGTTATCCCAGCTCTTTTAAAGCGTCCTTTAAGAGCGCATTGATGTCCAGGGTGGCCTGGGCCGCCTTGGATATCAATTCCGCCGTTTTTTTGTGGCCGGCGTCCCCGGCCCTTGAGCCCCAAGTGCTGTATGAACCCGCGTGGCCCACGTTGTGGGAAATCCAGTTGGTGATGAGGGTTTTGAGCTTCTCGGTCTCGGTCAAATCCGAGGCGTGGTCGTGATGATGGTGATGGCCGTGTGCGTCGTGATCGTGCATGATTTCCTCCTGTATTGATACGGTATGGGACGGGCGATCTTATCCTCTTGCCGGGCTTTTGGCAATGAAACTTTGCCAGCTGCGACTTGGCCAGGGGACTTCAAAGGGGAGGCGGACCGGTTCAGCGGTCTGGAGGATCGAGAAGATGCTTTTGAAGGAAATTGGCTATGGCGGAAACATCGTCACGATCGAAAACCGGGAGAGGGGTGGGGGAAGGCGGGCAGCCCACAAGGGCCATCACGTCCGTGTCGTTTTCAAAGGCCTGGAAATCCTCGGGGCAAAGGGCGATCACCATGCGCGGGATGCGGGCGGACTTGTAGCCTTCCACAAAAACCAGATCCGCGTCGGGAAAATACAGGGCCGCCAGTTCAACGGGGGAGGGCTCTTCCGGTACGTCCCGAATCACGGCGATCTGGCCTTGGGCGGCCACCAGTACCCCGTAAGCCCCGGCCTGGCGGTGCTTTTGGGTGTCCTTGCCCGGATGGTCCATGTGAAAGCCGTGCCGGGCGTGCTTGATGGCGGCAACCTTGAGGCCCCTGGCGGCGAACAGGGCGATGAGCCTTGAAATTAGGGTGGTCTTGCCTGA contains:
- a CDS encoding ATP-dependent helicase, which produces MPEAAKMRIDYEKNLNPAQYEAVCTTDGPVLVIAGAGSGKTRTLTYRVARLVEQGAYPDSILLLTFTRKAADQMLARASELLDERINVSGGTFHSFSHLLLRRYADRLGYSPNFAVLDRSDCESVVGASTDKVMPKRPARGFPKKSTIADIISAAANKSRDVYDIIESDHGHFSRFSEEISAIAKGYHALKREQNLMDFDDLLLLARTLLANDSEVRERVTNRYSHIMVDEYQDTNKVQAELLELLGTGHQNVMAVGDDCQSIYGFRGADFENIMRFPKVFAGTRLIRLEENYRSTAPILDLANQVSAQARIKYEKHLFTRASGGDKPVLASLRSERDQSVYVVDEIRRLVRQGSPLKEIAVLFRAGFHSFDLEVELSRAGFAFAKYGGFKFMESGHVKDLLAHLRVLAFPGDRVSWTRILSLLDHVGQKTAAALAAEIDQKGMAAIKPKPSWADGWNRLYGALSGLDPKNLSVAAMGEALFEYYDPVMRGLYDNWPKRAKDLEQLVLMMERYGSDLVRFLSDMALEPPTTSEDGGLSVEGESKTFDRLTLSTIHSAKGLEWDNVFVIWVTDGRFPPMQAANRGREALEEEIRLLYVASTRARKSLIFTHPTDVFDPISGSYLDEPCRFLCELSKNTLSRERL
- the mobB gene encoding molybdopterin-guanine dinucleotide biosynthesis protein B, with the translated sequence MNASVKPPMVSVAGFSNSGKTTLISRLIALFAARGLKVAAIKHARHGFHMDHPGKDTQKHRQAGAYGVLVAAQGQIAVIRDVPEEPSPVELAALYFPDADLVFVEGYKSARIPRMVIALCPEDFQAFENDTDVMALVGCPPSPTPLPVFDRDDVSAIANFLQKHLLDPPDR